A genomic stretch from Mycobacterium paraterrae includes:
- a CDS encoding glutamyl-tRNA reductase — MSVLLFGVSHRSAPVSVLEQLSTDESEQIKLVDRIMQSPLVTEAMVLSTCNRVEVYAVVEAFHGGLSAIGQVLADHSGMSVPDLTKHAYVRYSEAAVEHLFAVASGLDSAVVGEQQVLGQVRRAYAAAEVNRTVGRTLHELAQRALAVGKRVHSETGIDAAGASVVSVALGMADTRLEGLQGKTAVVVGAGAMGGLSVAHLTRAGIGRIYVVNRSLPRAQRLARKLRESGTAAEALSLDKLSTALADAHVVVSCTGAVRPVVSLADVHNALAASRRDDQPLVICDLGMPRDVDPAVSGLPGVWVVDMDRIQREPTAKAAAKDADAARHMVAAEVATYLAGQRMAEVTPTVTALRQRAADVVEAELLRLENRLPGLEAAQKDEVARTVRRVVDKLLHAPTVRIKQLASAPGGDSYAEALRELFELDQTAVDAVANVGELPTASTDLAE; from the coding sequence GTGAGCGTCCTGCTCTTCGGTGTGTCGCACCGCAGCGCGCCAGTCTCCGTCCTCGAGCAGCTCAGCACCGACGAGTCCGAGCAGATCAAGCTCGTCGACCGGATCATGCAGTCACCGCTGGTGACCGAGGCGATGGTGCTCTCCACATGCAACCGCGTCGAGGTCTACGCGGTCGTCGAGGCGTTCCACGGCGGACTGTCGGCCATCGGCCAGGTCCTCGCCGACCACTCCGGCATGTCGGTGCCCGACCTGACCAAGCACGCCTACGTCCGCTACAGCGAGGCCGCCGTCGAGCACCTGTTCGCCGTGGCCAGCGGCCTGGATTCGGCGGTCGTCGGCGAACAGCAGGTGCTCGGGCAGGTCCGGCGCGCGTATGCGGCCGCCGAGGTCAACCGCACTGTCGGCCGGACGCTGCACGAGCTGGCTCAGCGCGCGCTCGCGGTGGGCAAGCGGGTGCATTCCGAAACGGGTATCGACGCGGCCGGCGCATCCGTCGTCTCCGTCGCGCTCGGCATGGCGGACACCAGGCTCGAAGGCCTGCAGGGCAAGACCGCCGTCGTCGTCGGCGCCGGGGCCATGGGCGGCCTGTCGGTCGCCCACCTGACTCGGGCTGGGATCGGCCGCATCTACGTCGTCAACCGCTCCTTGCCGCGGGCGCAGCGGCTGGCCCGCAAGCTGCGCGAATCCGGCACCGCCGCCGAGGCATTGAGCTTGGACAAGCTGTCGACGGCGCTGGCCGATGCGCACGTCGTGGTCAGCTGTACCGGCGCGGTGCGCCCGGTGGTGTCGCTGGCCGACGTGCACAACGCGCTGGCCGCCTCTCGCCGCGACGACCAGCCGCTGGTGATCTGCGACTTGGGCATGCCCCGCGACGTCGACCCGGCGGTTTCCGGACTGCCCGGCGTCTGGGTGGTCGACATGGACCGCATCCAGCGCGAGCCGACCGCCAAGGCCGCCGCGAAAGACGCCGACGCCGCCCGCCACATGGTCGCCGCCGAGGTTGCCACCTACCTGGCCGGCCAGCGGATGGCCGAAGTGACTCCGACCGTCACCGCGCTTCGTCAGCGCGCCGCCGACGTGGTCGAAGCCGAACTCTTGCGTCTCGAAAATCGGCTTCCCGGGCTCGAGGCCGCGCAAAAAGACGAAGTCGCCCGCACGGTCCGCCGTGTCGTCGACAAGCTGCTACACGCGCCTACCGTGCGGATCAAGCAGCTGGCCAGCGCACCAGGTGGAGACAGCTACGCCGAAGCGCTCAGGGAGCTGTTCGAGCTCGACCAGACCGCCGTCGACGCCGTCGCGAATGTCGGTGAATTACCCACTGCCTCAACGGATTTAGCAGAGTAG
- a CDS encoding WXG100 family type VII secretion target: protein MTDAFSVNPNALADAIERMGDYLTHTESITAEIDSLVAHLHQSWSGQAAAAHAEAHKHWSAGESTMRQALSQLKAAGATAHHNYTQAMATNSAMWS from the coding sequence GTGACTGACGCCTTCAGCGTAAATCCCAATGCGCTCGCCGACGCGATAGAGCGCATGGGCGATTACCTCACGCATACCGAAAGCATCACTGCTGAAATCGACTCGTTGGTAGCTCATTTGCACCAGAGCTGGTCGGGCCAAGCGGCGGCAGCACACGCAGAGGCACACAAACACTGGTCAGCGGGCGAATCGACGATGCGGCAAGCACTGAGCCAACTAAAGGCTGCCGGCGCCACCGCACACCACAACTACACCCAAGCCATGGCGACGAATTCTGCCATGTGGTCCTGA
- a CDS encoding cyclopropane mycolic acid synthase family methyltransferase, producing MSTDLTPHFDDVQSHYDLSDEFYQLFLDPTQTYSCAYFERDDMTLEEAQRAKVDLSLGKLGLEPGMTLLDVGCGWGATLRRAIEKYDVNVIGLTLSKNQAEHVQKSFDELDTQRSREVRLNGWEQFHEKVDRIVSIGAFEHFGFERYDDFFKMAWDALPAGGTMMLHTIVVPSDQELADRGIKMTITRARFALFMMREIFPGGRLPTVAIVENHATKAGFQLTRVQPLREHYARTLDLWAEALKARKDDAVRIQSEEVYERYMKYLEGCAELFREGATDVCQFTLVKPAE from the coding sequence ATGAGCACTGACCTCACGCCACATTTCGACGACGTTCAGTCGCATTACGACCTGTCTGACGAGTTCTACCAGCTATTTCTCGATCCCACTCAGACGTACAGCTGTGCCTACTTCGAGCGTGACGACATGACGCTCGAGGAAGCTCAGCGGGCAAAGGTCGACCTGTCGCTGGGCAAACTGGGCCTGGAGCCCGGCATGACGCTGCTCGACGTCGGCTGTGGCTGGGGGGCCACCCTGCGCCGTGCCATCGAGAAGTACGACGTCAACGTCATCGGCTTGACGCTGTCGAAGAATCAGGCCGAGCACGTCCAGAAGTCGTTCGACGAGCTGGACACCCAGCGCTCCCGGGAAGTCCGGCTGAACGGCTGGGAGCAGTTCCACGAGAAGGTCGACCGGATCGTCTCGATCGGCGCCTTCGAGCACTTCGGCTTCGAGCGGTACGACGACTTCTTCAAAATGGCGTGGGACGCGCTGCCTGCTGGCGGAACGATGATGTTGCACACCATCGTCGTCCCGAGCGACCAGGAACTGGCAGACCGCGGCATCAAGATGACGATAACCAGGGCACGGTTCGCCCTGTTCATGATGCGGGAGATCTTCCCGGGCGGCCGGCTGCCGACGGTCGCGATCGTCGAAAACCACGCCACCAAGGCCGGCTTCCAGCTGACCCGCGTCCAGCCGCTGCGCGAGCACTACGCGCGAACCCTCGATCTCTGGGCCGAGGCGCTGAAGGCCCGCAAGGACGATGCCGTCAGGATTCAGTCCGAAGAGGTCTACGAGCGGTACATGAAGTACCTGGAGGGCTGCGCCGAGCTGTTCCGCGAAGGCGCCACCGACGTCTGCCAGTTCACCCTGGTCAAGCCGGCCGAGTAA
- a CDS encoding lysophospholipid acyltransferase family protein — translation MAGDSKAKVIPLHGNSTRAAAQRRAGQRTHSTRQHPSLLTEPDSRASADEIAAVVREIDQHRRGASVRSTADKPTNELVQKVSSVADFLRQRLAGDYRVDDFGFDPHFNDAIVRPLLRFFFRSWFRVEVSGIEHLPDTGAGLVVANHAGVLPFDGLMASVAVHDEHPAHRDLRLLAADMVFDLPVVSSAARKAGHTMACTADAHRLLAAGELTAVFPEGYKGLGKRFKDRYKLQRFGRGGFVAAALRAKAPIIPCSIVGSEEIYPMLTDVRLLARLFGLPYFPVTPLFPLAGPAGLVPLPSKWHIAFGEPIDTAHYEGADAEDPMVTFELTDQVRETIQQTLYQLLAGRRNMFFG, via the coding sequence ATGGCGGGCGACTCGAAAGCCAAAGTCATTCCGCTGCACGGCAATTCGACCCGCGCAGCGGCACAACGCCGTGCCGGGCAACGCACGCACAGCACTCGCCAACATCCGTCCCTGCTCACGGAGCCCGACTCTCGTGCCTCCGCCGACGAGATCGCCGCTGTCGTACGCGAAATCGATCAGCACCGACGGGGCGCGAGTGTCCGCTCAACGGCTGACAAGCCCACCAACGAACTCGTGCAGAAGGTCAGCTCCGTCGCCGATTTTTTACGGCAACGGCTGGCCGGCGATTACCGCGTCGACGATTTCGGGTTCGACCCGCACTTCAACGACGCGATCGTTCGGCCACTGCTGAGGTTCTTTTTCCGGTCGTGGTTCCGCGTCGAGGTCAGCGGCATCGAGCACTTGCCCGACACCGGCGCCGGCCTGGTGGTGGCCAACCACGCTGGCGTGTTGCCGTTCGACGGTCTGATGGCGTCGGTCGCCGTGCACGACGAACATCCCGCGCACCGCGATCTGCGCCTGCTGGCCGCCGACATGGTGTTCGACTTGCCAGTGGTCAGCTCGGCCGCCCGGAAGGCCGGCCACACCATGGCGTGCACTGCCGACGCACACCGCCTGCTGGCCGCCGGCGAGCTGACCGCCGTGTTCCCCGAAGGCTACAAGGGGCTGGGCAAGCGCTTCAAAGATCGCTACAAGCTGCAGCGGTTCGGACGCGGCGGATTCGTGGCGGCGGCCCTGCGCGCCAAGGCGCCGATCATCCCGTGCTCGATCGTCGGGTCGGAGGAGATCTACCCGATGCTGACCGATGTCCGGCTGCTGGCGCGGCTGTTCGGGTTGCCGTACTTCCCGGTCACGCCGCTGTTCCCGCTGGCCGGTCCGGCCGGTCTGGTGCCGCTACCGTCGAAGTGGCACATCGCGTTCGGCGAGCCGATCGACACCGCGCACTACGAGGGCGCAGACGCCGAGGACCCGATGGTCACGTTCGAGCTGACCGACCAGGTGCGCGAGACCATTCAGCAGACGCTGTATCAGCTGCTGGCCGGCCGCCGCAATATGTTCTTCGGCTGA
- a CDS encoding FAS1-like dehydratase domain-containing protein, whose amino-acid sequence MSLPAGTEGLIGTHYRYPDYFEVGREKIREFADSISNDHPAHHSEEAATEYGYDAVVAPLTFLAVAGRRVQLDVFTKFDIPINLARVLHRDQKFIYHRPIKAGDRLYFDTYLDSVIESHGTVIAEIRSEVTDADGEPIITSIVTMLGESSNPDANAEATIAAIASIRAGA is encoded by the coding sequence ATGTCATTGCCCGCAGGCACCGAAGGCCTGATCGGCACGCACTACCGGTACCCCGACTACTTCGAGGTCGGACGCGAAAAGATCCGCGAGTTCGCCGACTCGATCAGCAACGACCACCCTGCTCACCACTCGGAAGAAGCCGCCACGGAGTACGGCTACGACGCCGTCGTGGCGCCACTGACCTTCCTTGCGGTCGCAGGACGACGCGTCCAGTTGGATGTCTTCACCAAGTTCGACATCCCGATCAATCTGGCCCGGGTACTGCACCGCGACCAGAAATTCATTTACCACCGGCCGATCAAAGCCGGCGACCGGCTGTACTTCGACACCTACCTAGACTCGGTCATCGAGTCGCACGGCACGGTCATCGCGGAGATCCGCAGCGAAGTCACAGACGCCGACGGCGAGCCGATCATCACCAGCATCGTCACCATGCTTGGCGAGTCGTCGAATCCCGACGCCAACGCCGAGGCGACGATCGCGGCAATTGCTTCTATCCGCGCTGGCGCTTAG
- a CDS encoding WXG100 family type VII secretion target — protein MAERSVLRAQPEAMHVVSQALSSAAKDLQIRLVELDNQVRDLLGGWQGSSGGAYAAVWDSWHQGAREVQKGLSIMANAVGSTGAEFQTNEEASAQELNGLYRD, from the coding sequence ATGGCCGAGCGTTCCGTCCTTCGGGCTCAACCTGAGGCGATGCACGTTGTCTCACAAGCCTTGTCAAGCGCAGCGAAAGACCTGCAAATCCGACTGGTCGAGCTGGACAATCAGGTTCGCGATCTCCTAGGCGGCTGGCAGGGCAGCTCGGGCGGTGCCTACGCCGCAGTATGGGATTCGTGGCATCAGGGCGCCCGCGAAGTGCAAAAGGGATTGTCGATTATGGCCAACGCCGTGGGCTCGACGGGCGCTGAATTTCAGACTAACGAGGAGGCGTCGGCGCAGGAATTGAACGGACTTTACCGTGACTGA
- a CDS encoding HAD family hydrolase — protein MTAPGGPGTVEPGPNAEPDPAEQQFETAAANASAERALEGVQADEEPGPEQPPIDLTAAAFFDVDNTLVQGSSLIHFGRGLAARKYFTYRDVLGFVYAQAKFQVLGKENSNDVAAGRRKALAFIEGRSTAELTQLGEEVYDEIIADKIWEGTRALAQMHLDAGQQVWLVTATPYELAITIARRLGLTGALGTVAESVDGIFTGRLVGDILHGPGKAHAVRSLAIREGLNLRRCTAYSDSYNDVPLLSLVGTAVAINPDAALRDYARKRGWEIRDFRTARKAARIGVPSALALGAAGGALAAVASRRQSR, from the coding sequence GTGACCGCTCCCGGCGGCCCGGGCACTGTCGAACCCGGCCCGAACGCAGAACCTGACCCCGCTGAGCAGCAATTCGAGACGGCGGCCGCCAACGCCAGCGCTGAGCGGGCGCTCGAAGGCGTCCAAGCCGACGAGGAGCCAGGGCCCGAGCAGCCGCCGATCGACCTGACCGCCGCAGCGTTCTTCGACGTCGACAACACGCTGGTGCAGGGTTCGTCGCTGATCCACTTCGGCCGCGGGCTGGCCGCCCGCAAGTACTTCACGTATCGCGACGTCCTCGGATTCGTCTACGCGCAGGCCAAGTTTCAGGTCCTCGGCAAAGAAAACAGCAACGACGTGGCCGCGGGTCGTCGCAAAGCACTGGCTTTCATCGAAGGCCGGTCGACCGCCGAGCTCACCCAGCTGGGCGAAGAGGTCTACGACGAGATCATCGCCGACAAGATCTGGGAAGGCACCCGCGCCCTGGCGCAGATGCACCTCGACGCCGGCCAGCAGGTCTGGCTCGTCACCGCCACGCCCTACGAGCTTGCAATCACCATTGCCCGCCGCCTCGGACTGACCGGGGCGCTGGGCACTGTCGCGGAATCGGTCGACGGGATCTTCACCGGCCGTTTGGTCGGCGACATTCTGCACGGACCCGGCAAAGCTCACGCCGTGCGCTCGTTGGCCATCCGCGAGGGCCTCAACCTCAGGCGCTGCACCGCCTACTCTGACAGCTACAACGATGTGCCGCTGCTGTCGCTCGTCGGCACCGCCGTAGCGATCAATCCCGACGCCGCCTTGCGGGACTACGCGCGCAAACGCGGCTGGGAAATTCGCGATTTCAGGACCGCCCGCAAGGCGGCCCGCATCGGCGTACCGTCGGCTCTGGCACTGGGCGCGGCGGGCGGCGCACTGGCTGCGGTGGCATCTAGGCGGCAATCTCGCTGA
- a CDS encoding DUF5632 domain-containing protein, which translates to MTGLANSTPTNAFGPPTLGSVPQTGGLMQGMNPGLGQGAPMPAALNNMPPVTSPVQPQLPTQAISDLPASTMPSAAHAPAFDAPTPPAAPPVSSTPSPVIESNTPYLASPAAAASAAAPPVGPLPSYGSDIRPPTPIASTPTVPSSPVAATSSPSSYSPTSAPVSPSAGSSALSQPAVIRQPASAPTAPPAPASIGEQAVVATAGGAAAGATSAQATANARLQRIVDFVARQEPRLRWVAGDRADGTTVLITDLASGWVPPGILIPSVVTLLEPADRRGDLEALLGQVETSASYTPLHYLPEPDEEIEPTPTSLRPRRVRAVDDLGWELGQATNYRDGLPRMAHTIARAALADTGVLDIEIQLLDEHLTKLREGVISSYPDDIDSAAVANWQLLAAIDALVAKDAIGANYHFAWFQALNRVP; encoded by the coding sequence ATGACCGGCCTGGCAAATAGCACGCCCACCAACGCTTTTGGCCCGCCGACACTGGGATCCGTTCCCCAGACCGGCGGGTTGATGCAAGGGATGAACCCAGGCCTGGGCCAGGGCGCACCGATGCCGGCCGCGCTGAACAATATGCCGCCGGTGACAAGCCCGGTTCAGCCTCAACTGCCTACTCAGGCGATCTCGGATCTGCCGGCCTCGACGATGCCGTCGGCGGCGCACGCCCCCGCGTTCGATGCGCCGACCCCGCCCGCAGCGCCACCTGTCAGCAGCACCCCGAGCCCGGTGATCGAGTCGAATACGCCGTATTTGGCCTCGCCCGCCGCTGCCGCTTCGGCCGCGGCGCCACCTGTCGGTCCCCTGCCGAGCTACGGATCAGACATCAGGCCGCCCACGCCAATAGCGTCGACACCCACCGTCCCGTCCAGTCCCGTCGCGGCGACGTCGAGCCCGTCGAGTTACTCCCCGACGTCAGCGCCGGTAAGCCCTTCGGCCGGATCGAGCGCTCTCTCGCAACCCGCGGTGATTCGTCAGCCCGCAAGCGCGCCGACCGCGCCCCCCGCACCGGCCAGCATCGGCGAGCAAGCCGTCGTGGCAACGGCTGGCGGTGCCGCTGCCGGCGCCACATCTGCGCAAGCGACCGCAAATGCCCGACTTCAACGCATCGTCGACTTCGTCGCTCGCCAAGAACCGCGACTCCGCTGGGTAGCCGGGGACCGCGCAGACGGAACGACTGTGCTCATAACCGATCTCGCGAGCGGATGGGTTCCACCAGGCATCCTAATCCCGTCGGTGGTGACCCTGCTCGAGCCCGCCGACCGTCGAGGTGACCTCGAGGCGTTGCTCGGCCAGGTCGAGACCTCGGCTAGCTACACCCCGCTGCACTACCTCCCCGAGCCCGATGAGGAAATCGAACCCACGCCAACATCGTTGCGGCCTAGGCGAGTTCGTGCCGTCGATGACTTGGGCTGGGAGTTGGGACAGGCAACCAACTACCGCGACGGACTGCCGCGAATGGCACATACGATCGCCAGAGCCGCATTGGCCGACACCGGTGTATTAGATATCGAAATCCAGCTGCTCGACGAACATCTCACAAAACTTCGCGAAGGCGTGATCAGCTCGTACCCAGACGACATCGATAGCGCGGCGGTCGCCAACTGGCAGCTATTGGCGGCGATCGACGCACTTGTCGCGAAGGACGCGATCGGTGCCAACTACCACTTCGCCTGGTTTCAGGCACTCAATCGCGTGCCCTAG
- a CDS encoding cell division/environmental response transcriptional regulator, translating to MTSMNGPSAGGKAGRDAGSVDGQQPRTQFLTVAEVAALMRVSKMTVYRLVHNGELPAVRVGRSFRVHAKAVHDMLESSYFDAG from the coding sequence ATGACGTCTATGAACGGGCCATCGGCTGGCGGTAAAGCGGGACGAGACGCAGGTTCCGTGGACGGCCAGCAGCCCCGGACGCAATTCCTGACCGTTGCGGAAGTGGCAGCACTGATGCGGGTCAGCAAGATGACGGTCTACCGGCTGGTTCACAACGGTGAACTGCCCGCGGTGCGCGTCGGCCGGTCCTTCCGCGTGCACGCGAAAGCCGTGCACGACATGCTGGAGAGCTCGTACTTCGACGCCGGCTAG
- a CDS encoding glutaredoxin family protein: MSRRQVQLLTRAGCTICDGVHAQLKKLAAELDFDLETTDVDAEASTGDTSLRAEFGDRLPVVLLDGREHSYWELDEPRLRSDLANG; this comes from the coding sequence ATGAGTCGTCGACAAGTGCAGCTGTTGACCCGCGCCGGCTGCACGATCTGCGACGGAGTCCACGCGCAGCTGAAAAAGCTCGCGGCCGAGCTCGACTTCGACCTCGAAACCACCGACGTCGACGCCGAGGCCTCGACGGGCGACACGTCACTCAGAGCAGAATTCGGCGACCGGCTTCCGGTGGTCCTGCTCGACGGCCGCGAACACAGCTACTGGGAACTCGACGAACCCCGGCTGCGCTCAGATCTCGCCAACGGGTGA
- a CDS encoding SDR family oxidoreductase produces MDSSGGQSGSGADTPHYPKVVLVTGACRFLGGYLTARLAQNPMIDRVIAVDAVAPSKDMLRRMGRAEFVRADIRNPFVAKVIRNGDVDTVVHAAAASFAPRSGGGAALKEINVLGAMQLFAACQKAPSVRRVVLKSTSEVYGSSPHDPVMFTEDSSSRRPFREGFPKDSLDIEGYTRGLGRRRPDISVTILRLANMIGPAMETTLSRYLAGPLVPTVLGRDARLQLLHEQDALGALERAVMAGKPGTFNIGASGIIMLSQAIRRAGRVAVPVPGFGLAALDSLRRANRYLEINREQLDYLSYGRVMDTTRMEQELGYHPKWSTAEAFDDYVRGRALTPIIDPEWVRFIEGRAVAALQRFGPRAKIN; encoded by the coding sequence GTGGACTCGTCTGGCGGTCAATCAGGTTCCGGCGCCGACACCCCGCACTATCCGAAAGTTGTCCTGGTCACAGGCGCGTGCCGATTTCTGGGCGGCTATTTGACCGCGCGACTGGCGCAGAATCCGATGATCGACCGGGTTATCGCCGTCGACGCCGTCGCGCCCAGCAAGGACATGTTGCGCCGGATGGGCCGCGCCGAGTTCGTCCGGGCCGACATCCGCAATCCGTTTGTCGCGAAGGTGATCCGCAACGGCGACGTCGATACCGTCGTACACGCAGCCGCCGCGTCATTCGCGCCGCGGTCGGGTGGTGGGGCGGCCCTGAAGGAAATCAACGTGCTCGGCGCGATGCAGTTGTTCGCCGCGTGCCAGAAGGCGCCGTCGGTGCGTCGCGTCGTGTTGAAGTCGACGTCGGAGGTCTACGGGTCCAGCCCGCACGACCCGGTGATGTTCACCGAAGACAGCAGTAGCCGTCGTCCTTTTCGCGAGGGCTTTCCCAAGGACAGCCTCGACATCGAGGGCTACACACGTGGTCTCGGCCGGCGTCGGCCTGACATCTCGGTGACAATCCTGCGGCTGGCGAACATGATCGGTCCGGCGATGGAAACCACATTGTCGCGCTACCTCGCGGGTCCGTTGGTTCCGACGGTGCTCGGCCGCGACGCGCGCTTGCAACTGTTACACGAGCAGGATGCGCTCGGCGCGCTGGAGCGTGCGGTGATGGCGGGCAAGCCCGGGACGTTCAACATCGGAGCCAGCGGGATCATCATGTTGTCGCAAGCAATCCGGCGTGCGGGTCGAGTTGCGGTGCCAGTACCGGGTTTTGGTCTCGCGGCCCTGGATTCGCTGCGCCGCGCCAACCGCTATCTCGAGATCAACCGAGAGCAACTCGACTACCTGAGCTATGGCCGAGTGATGGACACCACCCGCATGGAACAGGAACTCGGATACCATCCCAAGTGGTCCACTGCGGAGGCTTTTGACGATTACGTTCGTGGACGAGCTTTGACTCCCATTATTGATCCCGAATGGGTACGCTTCATTGAAGGTCGGGCCGTAGCAGCACTGCAGCGCTTTGGTCCCCGAGCCAAAATCAATTGA
- a CDS encoding 30S ribosomal protein bS22 — MGSVIKKRRKRMSKKKHRKLLRRTRVQRRKLGK; from the coding sequence ATGGGTTCAGTAATCAAGAAGCGCCGTAAGCGGATGTCGAAGAAGAAGCACCGTAAGCTGCTTCGCCGCACGCGGGTCCAGCGCAGAAAACTCGGCAAGTAA
- a CDS encoding ADP-ribosyltransferse, with translation MAPLAVDPRALDSAGAKVISVGQGLDSAVSALTTALAGCHGMSGDDPAGASFGHAYDSSASKLLDAMATTRNGLCRLGDGIRVSAHNYSVAEANSDISGHGQPLPGPHRTGAIASGSAPSSVGHGVGVPAGWGWVANYIGMIWPTGNSAKLRGAAAAWTTAGTQFEVSEILGTVGPMSVIGAQEIPEGPAIAAAFAETHRCAAGILQQCATVATHLTTYAAKIDTVHAAIIDLLSRICNPLTGIKEVWEFLTDEDEDEIKKIANDIRVVVKQFTAEVHALGQQIASALHEAEAILSTMAQYAEKEWDHFLHATDIGRALDNFGRACGGFLREAESTVKGLWNFNPLRAVVDPKGFWHSVSGAVEKLEALTGADGEQKAEESWKELGKGIVHWDDWGTDPFTAAGETLFDVATVALPGGALSKLSRLGRVAEDAAEAPRGLHIPTPGRLPNPAPHDNPPPRNDQPRTEAPKAAQPIPAPTTKGPLPPYGVTEPKSPVTQKPPAGVEPKSAGESVPPSPSHAAVPPVPTSPASAPPGAVGPHTAHPPAQSSAHPPAGGDDAAVHGLTDAKRDEILAMPKGSRPDPSEYLSPEYIQQHLDQFHDGVTRFMPESNLDKYGIAQRDGTSFVMPRSEADALIEATRGDPRAMEKALGLVDGFLDSTKIVRIDIGHPDDYDLRVPSGNEAGANDQWIPGGKLPDGASEAVIDGGRVPEPGYSVTVIYEYEDLS, from the coding sequence ATGGCACCGCTTGCGGTCGATCCGAGGGCGCTGGATAGTGCTGGTGCCAAGGTCATTTCGGTCGGCCAAGGCCTCGACTCCGCCGTTTCGGCGTTGACCACGGCGCTCGCTGGGTGCCACGGCATGTCCGGCGACGACCCGGCGGGTGCGTCCTTCGGCCACGCCTATGACAGTTCGGCGTCCAAGTTGCTCGATGCCATGGCGACTACCCGAAACGGATTGTGCCGTTTGGGTGATGGCATCAGAGTATCGGCACACAACTACTCTGTCGCAGAAGCGAATTCAGATATCTCAGGCCACGGTCAACCGCTGCCGGGGCCTCATCGAACCGGTGCCATCGCGTCGGGATCGGCGCCGTCGTCGGTCGGCCACGGCGTCGGAGTCCCGGCGGGTTGGGGCTGGGTGGCCAACTACATCGGGATGATCTGGCCGACGGGGAATTCGGCCAAGCTGCGCGGTGCGGCGGCGGCGTGGACGACCGCTGGGACCCAGTTTGAGGTCAGCGAGATACTCGGCACGGTCGGGCCAATGAGCGTCATTGGCGCGCAAGAGATTCCCGAAGGCCCGGCGATCGCCGCCGCCTTTGCCGAAACCCATCGTTGCGCAGCCGGAATCTTGCAACAGTGTGCGACGGTCGCCACCCACTTAACGACCTACGCAGCCAAGATCGACACAGTCCATGCCGCAATCATCGATTTGCTGTCCCGCATCTGCAATCCGCTGACCGGGATCAAAGAAGTGTGGGAGTTCCTCACTGACGAGGACGAAGACGAAATCAAGAAGATAGCCAACGACATTCGTGTCGTCGTAAAACAGTTCACCGCCGAAGTGCATGCCCTGGGGCAACAAATCGCCTCTGCGCTCCACGAGGCGGAAGCGATTCTCTCCACCATGGCACAGTATGCCGAGAAGGAGTGGGACCACTTCCTGCATGCCACCGACATCGGCCGGGCGCTCGACAACTTCGGGCGGGCGTGCGGCGGCTTTCTACGAGAAGCGGAAAGCACCGTCAAAGGTCTGTGGAATTTCAATCCGCTCCGTGCTGTCGTGGATCCAAAAGGTTTCTGGCACTCCGTGTCTGGTGCGGTCGAGAAGCTGGAGGCGCTCACCGGCGCTGACGGCGAGCAGAAAGCCGAAGAGTCGTGGAAAGAGCTCGGCAAAGGCATTGTCCACTGGGACGACTGGGGCACGGACCCGTTTACGGCAGCGGGCGAGACGCTATTCGACGTGGCAACGGTAGCGCTGCCCGGCGGCGCCTTGTCGAAATTGTCCAGACTCGGCCGCGTCGCGGAGGATGCCGCAGAAGCGCCGAGAGGGCTTCATATACCCACACCGGGACGCTTGCCGAACCCCGCCCCTCACGACAACCCACCGCCTCGTAATGACCAGCCGCGAACTGAGGCACCTAAAGCGGCTCAACCGATTCCCGCTCCCACTACCAAGGGTCCGCTGCCGCCCTACGGGGTCACCGAGCCGAAAAGCCCCGTTACTCAGAAGCCGCCGGCGGGCGTAGAGCCGAAGTCAGCGGGCGAGTCGGTCCCACCATCGCCGTCACACGCCGCCGTTCCGCCCGTGCCCACGTCGCCGGCGAGCGCGCCACCCGGAGCCGTCGGTCCTCATACGGCTCACCCGCCAGCTCAGAGCAGTGCACACCCTCCGGCCGGCGGAGACGACGCGGCAGTGCATGGCTTGACGGACGCGAAACGCGACGAGATTCTCGCGATGCCGAAGGGCAGCCGTCCCGACCCAAGTGAATATCTATCCCCCGAGTACATCCAGCAGCATCTGGACCAATTCCACGACGGCGTAACTCGATTCATGCCGGAGAGCAACCTCGATAAGTACGGCATCGCGCAGCGAGACGGGACATCGTTCGTCATGCCGAGGAGCGAAGCTGACGCGCTGATTGAAGCGACGCGCGGTGACCCCCGCGCTATGGAGAAGGCCCTTGGTCTAGTCGACGGCTTTCTCGACTCGACCAAGATTGTCCGAATTGATATCGGTCATCCGGATGACTACGACCTACGCGTGCCATCTGGCAATGAGGCTGGCGCCAATGATCAGTGGATTCCCGGCGGCAAGTTGCCCGACGGCGCGTCCGAGGCCGTTATCGACGGTGGAAGGGTCCCGGAGCCCGGCTACAGTGTCACCGTCATCTACGAATACGAGGATCTCTCATGA